One Flexivirga aerilata DNA segment encodes these proteins:
- the hchA gene encoding glyoxalase III HchA, producing the protein MASKTPVPDRAEHNAFFPSDYSLGQYVPPRTDFDGAQHEQVSSGPRKILMIATDERYLPVEGDKFFSTGNHPVETLVPLMHLLGAGYEVDVATPSGNLAKLELWAMPAEDENVRAAYEQLLEKLQQPKDLAQVVRSELGPDSEYAAVFVPGGHGAMIDIPYSQAVGDALAWALDNDRWIISLCHGPAALLAARDNDGRSLFDGYSVCAFPDALDEGANVEIGYIPGKLKWLLAKRLEEAGVRVVNDDMSGMVHQDRKLLTGDSPLASNALGRLAVEAMAGDAGKG; encoded by the coding sequence ATGGCTTCCAAGACCCCGGTGCCGGACCGGGCCGAGCACAACGCCTTCTTTCCGTCGGACTACTCGCTGGGCCAATATGTGCCGCCGCGAACCGATTTCGACGGCGCGCAGCACGAACAGGTCAGCTCCGGGCCGCGCAAGATCCTGATGATCGCGACCGACGAGCGCTACCTGCCGGTCGAGGGGGACAAGTTCTTCTCGACGGGCAACCACCCGGTCGAGACGCTGGTGCCGCTGATGCACCTGCTGGGCGCCGGTTACGAGGTCGACGTGGCCACCCCGTCGGGCAACCTGGCCAAGCTCGAGCTGTGGGCGATGCCGGCAGAGGACGAGAACGTGCGGGCGGCATACGAACAGTTGCTGGAGAAGCTCCAGCAGCCCAAGGACCTCGCGCAGGTCGTGCGGTCCGAGCTCGGTCCCGACTCGGAGTATGCCGCCGTCTTCGTGCCGGGCGGGCACGGCGCGATGATCGACATCCCCTATTCGCAGGCCGTCGGCGACGCGCTCGCCTGGGCGCTGGACAACGACCGGTGGATCATCAGCCTGTGCCACGGCCCGGCGGCGCTGCTCGCGGCGCGCGACAACGACGGCCGCTCCCTGTTCGACGGCTACAGCGTGTGTGCCTTCCCCGATGCTCTCGACGAGGGCGCCAACGTCGAGATCGGTTACATCCCAGGCAAATTGAAGTGGTTGCTGGCCAAGCGCCTCGAGGAGGCCGGCGTGCGGGTGGTCAACGACGACATGTCCGGCATGGTCCACCAGGACCGCAAGCTGCTGACCGGTGACAGCCCCCTCGCGTCCAACGCGCTCGGTCGGCTGGCGGTCGAGGCGATGGCGGGCGACGCCGGCAAGGGCTGA
- a CDS encoding DUF4362 domain-containing protein → MRKVLGGTAVALVLCACSSSQPTTDPVEAAFESRAPMLSCGKARLPQGTTSLMPVKLSSCLQTARARHETAEARITQPTSEGDPIVTYLRVRSNGTFELYVDSTRDRFGLRQWQRVDATCASTDPLLQQVCNPAG, encoded by the coding sequence GTGAGGAAGGTGCTCGGCGGGACGGCGGTCGCGCTCGTCCTGTGCGCGTGCTCGAGCAGCCAGCCGACGACGGATCCGGTCGAGGCGGCGTTCGAGAGCCGCGCGCCGATGCTCTCCTGCGGCAAGGCGCGGCTGCCGCAGGGCACCACCAGCCTCATGCCGGTGAAGCTCAGCAGCTGCCTGCAGACCGCCCGCGCCCGTCACGAGACCGCCGAGGCACGCATCACCCAGCCGACGAGCGAGGGCGACCCGATCGTGACCTACCTGCGGGTGCGCAGCAACGGCACCTTCGAGCTGTATGTCGACTCCACTCGCGACCGCTTCGGCCTGCGGCAGTGGCAGCGCGTCGACGCCACGTGCGCCTCCACCGACCCGCTGCTGCAGCAGGTCTGCAATCCGGCCGGGTAG
- a CDS encoding Gfo/Idh/MocA family protein, with the protein MRFGLVGTGHWARVTHAPGLHASEHDLVGVWGRDATKAAALAGEAGVPAFGSYDDLLASVDAVAYAVPPDVQAPLALQAAAAGKHLLLDKPVALDPAVARDLRDAAHTHNARSVVFFTARFTPETRSWLGELAAADGCQGAWVQWVVANQRPESPYRDSPWRQREGALWDIGPHLLATLIPALGPVTRVVAVPGEGDTVHLTLTHEGGAVSTATLALWAPPAAYTWQTRVWGGSGVSEAPGKQTPAHLALATAANELGQAVADGREHPLGLDFGARVVELLAEAGGQLR; encoded by the coding sequence ATGAGATTCGGACTGGTCGGCACCGGACACTGGGCGCGGGTCACGCACGCGCCGGGACTGCACGCCTCCGAGCACGACCTCGTCGGGGTCTGGGGCCGTGACGCGACCAAGGCGGCCGCGCTCGCCGGCGAGGCCGGCGTCCCCGCTTTCGGCTCGTATGACGACCTGCTCGCGTCCGTCGACGCCGTCGCCTATGCCGTGCCGCCCGACGTGCAGGCGCCGCTCGCGCTGCAGGCCGCGGCCGCCGGCAAGCACCTGCTGCTCGACAAGCCGGTCGCGCTCGACCCGGCCGTCGCCCGTGACCTGCGCGACGCCGCGCACACGCACAACGCGCGGTCGGTCGTCTTCTTCACCGCCCGCTTCACCCCCGAAACCCGTTCGTGGCTGGGCGAACTCGCCGCGGCGGACGGCTGCCAGGGGGCGTGGGTGCAGTGGGTCGTTGCCAACCAGCGACCCGAGAGCCCCTACCGCGACTCGCCGTGGCGGCAGCGCGAAGGTGCGCTCTGGGACATCGGGCCGCACCTGCTCGCGACGCTGATCCCCGCGCTGGGGCCGGTGACGCGCGTGGTCGCCGTCCCGGGCGAGGGCGACACCGTGCACCTGACGCTGACCCACGAGGGCGGCGCGGTGAGCACGGCGACGCTGGCGTTGTGGGCGCCGCCTGCGGCATACACCTGGCAGACGCGGGTGTGGGGCGGCTCCGGGGTGAGCGAGGCGCCCGGCAAGCAGACGCCCGCCCACCTCGCGCTCGCCACGGCCGCGAATGAGCTCGGGCAGGCGGTCGCCGACGGCCGGGAGCACCCGCTCGGCCTCGACTTCGGCGCGCGCGTGGTGGAGCTGCTCGCCGAAGCCGGCGGCCAACTGCGCTGA
- a CDS encoding VOC family protein produces MSDHNSSAPTATIAMVSIDCDDAKAMADFYGAVLGWQLAYADDEGNYAMLQDGDRRLGFGTIPDYQRPDWPNHGSKQFHLDLGAEDVDGTVARCVELGATKPDDQPGGDRWTVLLDPAGHPFCVTNMANWG; encoded by the coding sequence ATGAGCGACCACAACTCCAGTGCACCGACGGCCACCATCGCGATGGTCAGCATCGACTGCGACGACGCCAAGGCGATGGCCGACTTCTACGGGGCCGTGCTCGGCTGGCAGCTGGCCTATGCCGACGACGAGGGCAACTACGCGATGCTGCAGGACGGCGACCGGCGGCTCGGCTTCGGCACGATCCCGGACTACCAGCGACCCGACTGGCCCAACCACGGCAGCAAGCAGTTCCACCTCGACCTCGGCGCGGAGGATGTCGACGGCACGGTCGCGCGGTGCGTCGAACTGGGCGCGACCAAGCCGGACGATCAGCCCGGCGGTGACCGGTGGACGGTGCTGCTCGACCCCGCGGGCCACCCGTTCTGTGTGACCAACATGGCCAACTGGGGCTGA
- a CDS encoding helix-turn-helix domain-containing protein translates to MPARTKATSNGIILDPAQFARVATLDRPAPDPALEAWVEHYWLLRWQLPSGMTYRSSTVPVSSCNLTVEHGGCRRHGAATGGVFVTGVVSRRRFDVELTGSGGVVGVKFRPGGFTALTGLDAAALRDRVVPAASLLPSAEGLADCRPDQADVVARLDRYLLGLPARRDDDFATLRRAIEILESAEPAITAAEFADQCGLGLRSLQRLCRRYVGVGPQWLIARARVHAAIERLHDGDDAPLAELATDLGWFDQAHMGRDFAALVGEPPGAYRDRQRAIERS, encoded by the coding sequence ATGCCGGCTAGGACAAAGGCGACATCGAACGGGATCATCCTCGACCCGGCGCAGTTCGCCCGCGTCGCGACCCTGGACCGGCCCGCCCCCGACCCGGCTCTCGAGGCGTGGGTCGAGCACTATTGGCTGCTGCGCTGGCAACTCCCGAGCGGTATGACGTATCGCAGCTCGACCGTGCCGGTGTCCTCCTGCAACCTCACCGTCGAACACGGTGGCTGCCGTCGGCACGGCGCCGCGACCGGCGGGGTCTTCGTCACCGGAGTGGTCAGCCGTCGCCGGTTCGACGTCGAGCTGACCGGCAGCGGGGGAGTCGTGGGGGTGAAGTTCCGGCCCGGCGGCTTCACGGCGCTGACCGGCCTCGACGCGGCGGCCCTGCGCGACCGGGTCGTGCCGGCGGCGTCGTTGTTGCCGTCGGCCGAGGGGCTCGCCGACTGCCGGCCGGATCAGGCCGACGTCGTGGCACGGCTGGACCGCTATCTGCTCGGCTTGCCAGCGCGCCGCGACGACGACTTCGCCACCCTCCGCCGCGCGATCGAGATCCTGGAGTCTGCCGAACCAGCAATCACTGCAGCCGAATTCGCGGACCAGTGCGGTCTGGGGCTGCGCAGCCTGCAGCGGCTGTGCCGGCGCTATGTCGGGGTTGGCCCACAGTGGCTGATCGCCCGCGCCCGGGTGCACGCCGCGATCGAGCGGCTGCACGACGGCGACGACGCGCCGCTTGCCGAGCTGGCGACCGACCTCGGCTGGTTCGACCAGGCCCACATGGGCCGCGACTTCGCGGCGCTGGTCGGCGAGCCGCCCGGCGCCTACCGCGACCGGCAGCGGGCGATCGAGCGGTCCTAG
- a CDS encoding SAM-dependent methyltransferase → MPEHLILLAPSANRVYAADAPRLVGAELQALAAGFGMTGAAVEPVALAGVDYLALHTEDALDDTGRAVVAALSAAHAVFRREGDLLAPVRLPRLGRYPDDLVTVQKYQGKTNEQWTRLLLNVTAAATREPGRLLDGGLRVLDPMCGRGTTLNIALSLGLDATGVDVDRKDYEAYSAFLKTWMRQHRLKHTVDDAQLTIGGAKRGRRLQVEVAPTKDDFKAGDVQHLTYLSTDTTDLQGLVRSGSVDVIVTDTPYGVQHGSHGDRLARRPLDLLDRALPEWTRVLRTGGAMGLSYNRHVAPRDDLTALLAAHGLSVADEHGAGEDPDAFRHRVDASIDRDLVVARK, encoded by the coding sequence GTGCCCGAACACCTGATCCTGCTCGCCCCCTCCGCCAACCGCGTCTATGCAGCGGACGCTCCACGTCTCGTCGGCGCCGAGTTGCAAGCACTCGCAGCAGGATTCGGTATGACGGGAGCCGCGGTCGAGCCGGTCGCGCTGGCCGGCGTGGACTATCTCGCCCTGCACACCGAGGACGCCCTGGACGACACCGGCCGGGCAGTGGTGGCCGCGCTGTCGGCCGCACACGCGGTCTTCCGCCGGGAGGGCGACCTGCTCGCGCCCGTGCGACTGCCCCGGCTGGGGCGTTATCCGGACGACCTGGTGACGGTCCAGAAATATCAGGGCAAGACCAACGAGCAGTGGACCCGCCTGCTGCTCAACGTCACGGCCGCGGCGACCCGCGAGCCGGGACGGCTGCTCGACGGGGGGCTGCGGGTGCTCGACCCCATGTGCGGCCGCGGCACCACGCTCAACATCGCGCTGTCGCTCGGCCTCGACGCGACCGGTGTCGACGTGGACCGCAAGGATTACGAGGCATATTCGGCATTCCTCAAGACGTGGATGCGCCAGCACCGGTTGAAGCACACCGTCGACGACGCCCAGCTGACGATCGGCGGGGCCAAACGCGGACGCCGGCTGCAGGTCGAGGTCGCGCCCACCAAGGACGACTTCAAGGCCGGGGACGTGCAGCACCTGACCTACCTGTCGACCGACACGACCGACCTGCAGGGGCTGGTGCGGTCGGGCAGTGTCGACGTGATCGTGACCGACACGCCATACGGCGTGCAGCACGGCTCGCACGGCGACCGGCTCGCCCGGCGCCCGCTCGACCTGCTCGACCGGGCACTGCCGGAGTGGACCCGGGTGTTGCGCACCGGGGGAGCGATGGGGCTGTCCTACAACCGGCACGTCGCACCGCGCGACGACCTCACCGCGCTGCTCGCCGCCCACGGGCTGTCGGTGGCCGACGAACACGGTGCGGGCGAAGACCCTGACGCATTCCGGCACCGGGTGGACGCCTCGATCGACCGGGACCTCGTGGTCGCCCGGAAGTAG
- the rbfA gene encoding 30S ribosome-binding factor RbfA, whose protein sequence is MADPARARKIAERTKTLVADFIERRVKDERLGFLTVTDVRVTGDLQHASIFYTVYGNDEERADTAAALEDWRGRIRSHVGKGLGIRLTPSLEFIPDAIPEGAAHIEEALKAARERDDELARAKQSASYAGEADPYKKPADEESAAEG, encoded by the coding sequence ATGGCTGACCCGGCCCGCGCCCGCAAGATCGCCGAGCGCACCAAGACGCTGGTCGCCGACTTCATCGAGCGCCGCGTCAAGGACGAGCGGCTCGGCTTCCTCACCGTCACCGACGTGCGCGTCACCGGCGACCTGCAGCACGCGTCGATCTTCTACACCGTCTACGGCAACGACGAAGAACGCGCGGACACCGCTGCGGCGCTTGAGGATTGGCGCGGGCGCATCCGCTCGCACGTCGGCAAGGGCCTCGGCATCCGGCTGACCCCGTCGCTGGAGTTCATCCCCGACGCGATCCCCGAGGGCGCCGCCCACATCGAGGAGGCGCTCAAGGCCGCTCGCGAGCGCGACGACGAGCTCGCCCGCGCCAAGCAGTCCGCCAGCTACGCCGGCGAGGCCGACCCCTACAAGAAGCCCGCCGACGAGGAATCAGCCGCCGAAGGATGA
- the truB gene encoding tRNA pseudouridine(55) synthase TruB yields the protein MTADGLLIVDKPAGWTSHDVVARTRRLARTRRVGHAGTLDPMATGVLVLGLNKATKLLTFLVGCDKTYTATIRLGQTTVTDDAEGEVTGSHDAASLTDDAISAAVRDLTGDLQQVPSSVSAIKVDGVRSYAKVRGGDEVKLAARPVHVERFEVVGDRAVRDDVSGHTFRDLDVEVDVSSGTYVRALARDLGAALGVGGHLTALRRTRVGRFDVDAAQPLAELEEQVEQEQPLPVIPMGQAAAEQFPVRTVTRDEARDLRHGKRLSSRPEAPELSAAITPAGELVAMLDESGEVPRSRVVFPA from the coding sequence ATGACTGCCGACGGTCTGCTCATCGTCGACAAACCCGCGGGCTGGACGAGCCACGACGTGGTCGCCCGGACCCGCAGGCTGGCGCGCACGCGCCGCGTCGGCCACGCCGGCACGCTCGACCCGATGGCGACCGGGGTGCTGGTGCTCGGCCTCAACAAGGCGACCAAGCTGCTGACCTTCCTGGTCGGCTGCGACAAGACCTACACCGCGACGATCCGCCTCGGTCAGACCACCGTCACCGACGACGCCGAGGGTGAGGTCACCGGGTCCCATGACGCTGCGTCGCTCACCGACGACGCGATCTCCGCCGCCGTGCGCGACCTCACCGGCGACCTCCAGCAGGTGCCGAGCTCGGTCAGCGCGATCAAGGTCGACGGGGTCCGCTCCTACGCCAAGGTGCGCGGCGGTGACGAGGTGAAGCTCGCCGCGCGGCCGGTGCACGTCGAACGCTTCGAGGTCGTGGGCGACCGGGCCGTGCGCGACGACGTGAGCGGTCACACCTTCCGCGACCTCGATGTCGAGGTCGACGTCTCGTCCGGCACCTACGTGCGCGCGCTCGCGCGCGACCTGGGCGCCGCGCTGGGCGTCGGCGGCCACCTCACCGCGCTGCGGCGCACCCGGGTGGGCCGGTTCGACGTGGACGCCGCGCAACCGCTCGCCGAGCTGGAGGAACAGGTGGAGCAGGAGCAGCCGCTGCCCGTCATACCGATGGGGCAGGCCGCGGCCGAGCAGTTCCCGGTGCGCACGGTCACCCGGGACGAGGCGCGCGACCTGCGGCACGGCAAGCGACTCTCGTCCCGGCCCGAGGCGCCGGAACTGTCCGCGGCGATCACGCCCGCCGGCGAACTCGTCGCGATGCTCGACGAGAGCGGCGAGGTGCCGAGGTCGCGGGTCGTCTTTCCAGCCTGA
- a CDS encoding ABC transporter substrate-binding protein, whose product MFTDKLRIMTAGTVLATAIGVGAAATTPALAAPGNSGKAAAHGARQAATSLPVTGTLPDGTAFSGTLSNLRTYVENGALMVKGTVRGTGLPTGGTTFTAPVQQVNGQAATAGTGAAAAQAAAAKSCSVLNLVLGPLHLDLLGLVIDLNQVVLNITAVPGAGNLLGNLLCAITGLLDKGGPLSGLSALLNNLLSALGLALPVA is encoded by the coding sequence ATGTTCACTGACAAGCTCCGCATCATGACCGCCGGCACCGTGCTCGCCACCGCGATCGGCGTCGGTGCTGCTGCGACCACCCCTGCCCTCGCCGCGCCGGGCAACTCCGGCAAGGCCGCCGCGCACGGTGCGCGGCAGGCGGCGACCTCGCTGCCGGTGACCGGCACGCTGCCGGACGGCACCGCGTTCAGTGGCACGCTCAGCAACCTGCGCACCTACGTGGAGAACGGCGCCCTGATGGTGAAGGGCACCGTCCGCGGCACCGGCCTGCCCACCGGCGGCACGACCTTCACCGCGCCGGTGCAGCAGGTGAACGGCCAGGCGGCGACCGCCGGCACGGGCGCGGCAGCGGCGCAGGCCGCGGCCGCCAAGAGCTGCTCGGTGCTCAACCTGGTGCTCGGCCCGTTGCACCTGGACCTGCTGGGTCTGGTGATCGACCTCAACCAGGTCGTGCTCAACATCACCGCGGTGCCCGGTGCCGGCAACCTGCTCGGCAACCTGCTCTGCGCGATCACCGGCCTGCTCGACAAGGGCGGCCCGCTCTCCGGGCTGTCCGCGCTGCTCAACAACCTGCTCTCGGCGCTCGGCCTGGCCCTGCCGGTCGCCTGA
- a CDS encoding HoxN/HupN/NixA family nickel/cobalt transporter: MATVTAPSSGAAAKARAFVADFTPAERRSVFGMAMFILALHVVGWGSLFFLVEPQHFKLGSDAGHAQVFGIGLGVTAYTLGMRHAFDADHIAAIDNTTRKLLTDGRRPMSVGFWFSLGHSSVVFGLCFLLALGMKALAGSVEDDNSTLHDITGVVGVTVSGTFLWIIGILNLMALIGIVQVWRRAGRGEFDEAALEHHLNSRGFINRFLGGLTKSVTKPWNMYPIGFLFGLGFDTATEVSLLVLAGGAAAFALPWYAILTLPVLFAAGMSLLDAADGVFMAKAYRWAFAKPLRRLYYNATVTALSVFVALVIGTIELCSVLSDRFAWESGPVAAIGSINLDGVGFVIVGVFVATWIVALAAWRLLGLSDKELPTG; encoded by the coding sequence ATGGCGACCGTCACCGCACCGAGTTCCGGAGCCGCCGCGAAGGCGCGCGCATTCGTCGCGGACTTCACTCCGGCAGAACGTCGTTCGGTGTTCGGCATGGCCATGTTCATCCTCGCGCTGCACGTGGTCGGCTGGGGTTCGCTGTTCTTCCTCGTCGAACCGCAGCACTTCAAGCTCGGCAGTGACGCCGGCCACGCCCAGGTCTTCGGCATCGGACTGGGAGTCACGGCATACACCCTCGGCATGCGGCACGCGTTCGACGCCGACCACATCGCCGCGATCGACAACACCACCCGCAAACTGCTCACCGACGGCCGCCGCCCGATGTCGGTCGGGTTCTGGTTCTCGCTCGGTCACTCCAGCGTGGTGTTCGGGCTGTGCTTCCTGCTCGCGCTCGGGATGAAGGCGCTCGCCGGCTCGGTCGAGGACGACAACTCCACGCTGCACGACATCACCGGCGTAGTCGGGGTCACCGTGTCCGGCACGTTCCTCTGGATCATCGGCATCCTCAACCTGATGGCGCTGATCGGCATCGTGCAGGTATGGCGCCGTGCCGGCCGCGGCGAGTTCGACGAGGCGGCGCTGGAGCACCACCTCAACTCACGGGGCTTCATCAACCGCTTCCTCGGCGGCCTCACCAAGTCGGTCACCAAGCCGTGGAACATGTACCCGATCGGTTTCCTCTTCGGGCTCGGCTTCGACACCGCCACCGAGGTCAGCCTGCTGGTGCTCGCCGGCGGCGCGGCGGCGTTCGCGCTGCCCTGGTATGCGATCCTCACCCTGCCGGTGTTGTTCGCCGCCGGCATGAGCCTGCTCGACGCCGCCGACGGCGTCTTCATGGCCAAGGCCTACCGGTGGGCCTTTGCCAAGCCGCTGCGCCGGCTCTACTACAACGCCACGGTCACCGCGCTGTCGGTCTTCGTCGCGCTGGTGATCGGCACGATCGAGCTCTGCAGCGTGCTGTCCGACCGGTTCGCCTGGGAATCCGGCCCGGTCGCGGCGATCGGCTCGATCAACCTGGACGGTGTCGGCTTCGTCATCGTCGGGGTGTTCGTGGCGACCTGGATCGTCGCGCTCGCCGCGTGGCGGCTTCTCGGACTGTCGGACAAGGAACTGCCGACCGGCTGA
- a CDS encoding bifunctional riboflavin kinase/FAD synthetase, with product MLRATKLRDLPADFGESVVTIGNFDGVHRGHAALLASVVELARERGATSVAVTFEPHPLRVLFPDRAPTLISSSTERLELLEATGLDAVLVLPFTTELAALTPEEFVREFFVDGLHATAVVVGRDTRFGVNNSGDVDTLRALGETFGFDVRVLADVGEGHRISSTEVRSALGDGEVDRAATVLGRPHEVRGEVVMGLQRGRELGFPTANLSPEPEGMVPADGVYAGWLERESLPADDPEHRMPAAISVGTNPTFDDVPQRTVEAYVLDRDDLDLYGETVRVQFVQRLRGNTKFDSIDALIEQMTRDVDAARDLLR from the coding sequence GTGCTGCGTGCGACGAAGCTCCGTGACCTGCCCGCCGATTTCGGCGAAAGCGTCGTCACCATCGGCAATTTCGACGGTGTGCACCGCGGGCACGCCGCCCTCCTGGCCAGCGTCGTGGAGCTGGCTCGCGAGCGCGGCGCCACGTCGGTCGCGGTCACCTTCGAACCCCACCCGCTGCGGGTGCTCTTCCCGGACCGGGCGCCCACGCTGATCTCCTCCTCGACCGAGCGCCTCGAACTGCTCGAGGCGACCGGCCTGGACGCCGTCCTCGTGCTGCCGTTCACCACGGAGCTCGCCGCGCTCACCCCCGAGGAGTTCGTCCGCGAGTTCTTCGTCGACGGGCTGCATGCCACCGCCGTGGTCGTCGGCCGCGACACCCGCTTCGGGGTGAACAACTCCGGCGACGTCGACACCTTGCGTGCCCTGGGGGAGACGTTCGGCTTCGACGTGCGGGTTCTCGCCGACGTGGGCGAGGGTCACCGGATCTCGTCCACCGAGGTGCGGTCGGCCCTCGGCGACGGCGAGGTGGACCGGGCCGCCACCGTGCTCGGCCGCCCGCACGAGGTGCGCGGCGAGGTCGTCATGGGCCTGCAGCGCGGCCGCGAACTCGGCTTCCCGACCGCCAACCTGAGCCCCGAGCCGGAGGGCATGGTGCCCGCCGACGGTGTGTATGCCGGGTGGCTCGAGCGCGAGTCGCTGCCGGCGGACGACCCCGAGCACCGGATGCCGGCCGCGATTTCGGTGGGCACCAACCCGACCTTCGACGACGTGCCGCAGCGGACCGTCGAGGCCTACGTGCTCGACCGCGACGACCTCGATCTCTACGGCGAGACCGTGCGCGTGCAGTTCGTGCAGCGGTTGCGCGGCAACACCAAGTTCGACTCGATCGACGCCCTGATCGAGCAGATGACCCGCGACGTCGACGCCGCCCGCGACCTGCTGCGCTGA
- the rodA gene encoding rod shape-determining protein RodA → MTGVTQLTGRRPLGATDHRQLPLARTDWGLVVAAFALSVTGALLVWSATRHADGSAYLIRHLFNLGVGMALAALVMRIDFRAIRAFAPWVYVASLVGLLLVLSPLGSTINGSRSWIQVPGFSIQPAEFAKVALCVGLAMILAERGERDAPPPARDVAVAAVVLGIPVLLVLAQPDLGSATVLVFMGIGVIAVSGASRWWLVGFAAALAATVTAALTTPVLSGYQRNRLTAFADPSVDPTGIGYQVQQVKIAVGSGGWTGEGLFHGRQTQGGFIPFQQTDFIFSVAGEELGFVGAAGIVLLLGFVVVRALLIARRTRDSFGRLVAVGVAVWFLFQILQNVGMNLGLLPVTGLPLPFVSYGGSSMFACWLGIGLLGNVHLSSLRRLS, encoded by the coding sequence ATGACGGGCGTGACGCAGCTGACAGGACGCCGGCCGCTTGGCGCCACCGACCACCGGCAGCTGCCGCTGGCGCGCACCGACTGGGGGCTGGTGGTCGCCGCGTTCGCGCTGTCGGTGACCGGGGCCCTGCTCGTCTGGTCGGCGACGAGGCATGCGGACGGCTCGGCATACCTGATCCGGCACCTGTTCAACCTGGGCGTCGGTATGGCGCTGGCCGCGCTCGTGATGCGCATCGACTTCCGCGCGATCCGCGCCTTCGCGCCGTGGGTGTATGTCGCCTCGCTCGTCGGCCTGCTGCTGGTGCTGTCGCCGCTCGGCTCCACCATCAACGGCTCCCGGTCGTGGATCCAGGTGCCCGGCTTCTCGATCCAGCCCGCCGAGTTCGCCAAGGTGGCGCTCTGCGTCGGGCTGGCGATGATCCTCGCCGAACGCGGTGAGCGCGACGCGCCGCCGCCGGCGCGGGACGTCGCGGTCGCGGCGGTCGTGCTCGGCATACCCGTGCTGCTGGTGCTCGCGCAGCCGGACCTCGGATCGGCGACCGTGCTGGTCTTCATGGGCATCGGCGTGATCGCGGTGAGCGGCGCATCACGCTGGTGGCTCGTCGGTTTCGCCGCCGCGCTCGCGGCCACGGTCACCGCCGCGCTCACGACGCCGGTCCTCAGCGGCTACCAGCGCAACCGGCTGACCGCCTTCGCCGACCCGTCGGTCGACCCGACCGGCATCGGCTACCAGGTGCAGCAGGTCAAGATCGCCGTCGGGTCCGGCGGCTGGACCGGGGAAGGTCTCTTCCACGGCCGGCAGACCCAGGGCGGCTTCATCCCGTTCCAGCAGACCGACTTCATCTTCTCGGTCGCGGGGGAGGAGCTCGGCTTCGTGGGTGCGGCCGGCATCGTGCTGCTGCTCGGATTCGTCGTCGTACGAGCGCTGTTGATCGCCCGGCGCACCCGCGACTCCTTCGGCCGGCTGGTCGCGGTCGGGGTCGCGGTGTGGTTCCTCTTCCAGATCCTGCAGAACGTCGGGATGAATCTCGGGCTGCTGCCGGTGACCGGTCTGCCGCTGCCGTTCGTGTCCTACGGCGGGTCCAGCATGTTCGCCTGCTGGCTCGGCATCGGCCTGCTCGGCAACGTGCACCTGAGCAGCCTGCGGCGACTGAGCTGA